One window of Nicotiana tomentosiformis chromosome 11, ASM39032v3, whole genome shotgun sequence genomic DNA carries:
- the LOC104116568 gene encoding GDSL esterase/lipase At5g22810 isoform X2: protein MNISGVFRTSLFILALKFLVMVNGQPSVPALFIFGDSVVDAGNNNYLKTIVKANFPPYGRDFPKHIPTGRFCNGKLASDFTAENLGFTSYPPAYLSKKAKGKNLLIGANFASGSSGYYDTTSRLYDAIPLSKQLEFYKEYQKKLVVIAGKVNATSIINGSIHLVSAGSSDFVQNYYINPLLYKVYTPDQFSDILVKSYTKFILELYGLGARKIGVTTVPPIGCLPASITIFGKDSNHCVKKMNKVAVSFNNKLNSTSINLQKNLSGLNLVVLDIYQPFLDLVTHPADNGFFEARKACCGTGLLETSILCNAKSPGTCANASEYVFWDGFHPTEAANKILANDLLISGISLIS from the exons ATGAATATTTCAGGTGTTTTCAGGACTTCTTTGTTTATACTGGCTTTGAAGTTTTTGGTTATGGTCAATGGGCAGCCTTCGGTTCCAGCACTCTTCATATTTGGAGACTCAGTTGTTGATGCAGGAAATAACAACTACCTTAAAACTATTGTTAAAGCAAATTTCCCTCCTTATGGAAGAGACTTCCCTAAACACATACCAACTGGGAGATTTTGCAACGGAAAGCTCGCCTCCGATTTCACCG CTGAGAATCTTGGATTTACTTCATATCCACCAGCTTATCTTAGCAAGAAAGCCAAAGGAAAAAACCTTTTGATTGGAGCCAATTTTGCCTCAGGTTCATCTGGTTACTATGATACTACTTCTAGACTATAT GATGCAATTCCTTTGAGCAAACAGCTTGAGTTTTATAAAGAATACCAGAAGAAGCTGGTGGTAATTGCAGGGAAAGTAAATGCAACATCAATAATCAATGGTTCAATTCACTTAGTCAGTGCAGGAAGTAGTGATTTTGTTCAAAATTACTACATTAATCCTCTGCTATACAAAGTATACACTCCTGATCAGTTCTCAGACATCCTCGTCAAATCCTACACTAAATTCATTTTG GAATTGTATGGACTAGGAGCAAGGAAGATTGGAGTGACAACAGTACCACCAATTGGATGTTTACCAGCATCCATTACAATATTTGGAAAAGACAGCAACCATTGTGTCAAGAAGATGAACAAAGTAGCAGTTTCATTCAACAACAAGCTCAATTCTACATCTATCAACTTGCAAAAGAACCTCTCTGGTCTCAATCTTGTTGTCTTGGATATCTACCAACCTTTCCTTGACCTTGTCACTCACCCAGCTGATAATG GATTTTTTGAAGCAAGAAAGGCATGTTGTGGCACGGGATTGCTGGAGACATCCATATTGTGCAATGCCAAGTCTCCAGGAACATGTGCAAACGCATCTGAATATGTATTTTGGGATGGTTTTCATCCAACTGAAGCTGCAAACAAAATCTTAGCTAATGACTTGCTAATCAGTGGCATATCCCTCATCTCCTGA
- the LOC104116568 gene encoding GDSL esterase/lipase At5g22810 isoform X1 codes for MNISGVFRTSLFILALKFLVMVNGQPSVPALFIFGDSVVDAGNNNYLKTIVKANFPPYGRDFPKHIPTGRFCNGKLASDFTAAENLGFTSYPPAYLSKKAKGKNLLIGANFASGSSGYYDTTSRLYDAIPLSKQLEFYKEYQKKLVVIAGKVNATSIINGSIHLVSAGSSDFVQNYYINPLLYKVYTPDQFSDILVKSYTKFILELYGLGARKIGVTTVPPIGCLPASITIFGKDSNHCVKKMNKVAVSFNNKLNSTSINLQKNLSGLNLVVLDIYQPFLDLVTHPADNGFFEARKACCGTGLLETSILCNAKSPGTCANASEYVFWDGFHPTEAANKILANDLLISGISLIS; via the exons ATGAATATTTCAGGTGTTTTCAGGACTTCTTTGTTTATACTGGCTTTGAAGTTTTTGGTTATGGTCAATGGGCAGCCTTCGGTTCCAGCACTCTTCATATTTGGAGACTCAGTTGTTGATGCAGGAAATAACAACTACCTTAAAACTATTGTTAAAGCAAATTTCCCTCCTTATGGAAGAGACTTCCCTAAACACATACCAACTGGGAGATTTTGCAACGGAAAGCTCGCCTCCGATTTCACCG CAGCTGAGAATCTTGGATTTACTTCATATCCACCAGCTTATCTTAGCAAGAAAGCCAAAGGAAAAAACCTTTTGATTGGAGCCAATTTTGCCTCAGGTTCATCTGGTTACTATGATACTACTTCTAGACTATAT GATGCAATTCCTTTGAGCAAACAGCTTGAGTTTTATAAAGAATACCAGAAGAAGCTGGTGGTAATTGCAGGGAAAGTAAATGCAACATCAATAATCAATGGTTCAATTCACTTAGTCAGTGCAGGAAGTAGTGATTTTGTTCAAAATTACTACATTAATCCTCTGCTATACAAAGTATACACTCCTGATCAGTTCTCAGACATCCTCGTCAAATCCTACACTAAATTCATTTTG GAATTGTATGGACTAGGAGCAAGGAAGATTGGAGTGACAACAGTACCACCAATTGGATGTTTACCAGCATCCATTACAATATTTGGAAAAGACAGCAACCATTGTGTCAAGAAGATGAACAAAGTAGCAGTTTCATTCAACAACAAGCTCAATTCTACATCTATCAACTTGCAAAAGAACCTCTCTGGTCTCAATCTTGTTGTCTTGGATATCTACCAACCTTTCCTTGACCTTGTCACTCACCCAGCTGATAATG GATTTTTTGAAGCAAGAAAGGCATGTTGTGGCACGGGATTGCTGGAGACATCCATATTGTGCAATGCCAAGTCTCCAGGAACATGTGCAAACGCATCTGAATATGTATTTTGGGATGGTTTTCATCCAACTGAAGCTGCAAACAAAATCTTAGCTAATGACTTGCTAATCAGTGGCATATCCCTCATCTCCTGA
- the LOC104116567 gene encoding putative phospholipid:diacylglycerol acyltransferase 2, with product MASILRFRKLCFVEPVKCSSVSFEKPKNDDKKSILEPPPKKENLVSAIEKVLEKPKSKKIKKQPKEWKCIDSCCWLIGYLCTTWWLLLFLCNFLPANLPGLKVPEAPGVRLKREGLIALHPVVLVPGIVTGGLELWEGRPCSEGLFRKRLWGGSFTEIFKRPLCWLEHLSLDNETGLDPPGIRVRAVPGLVAADYFAPGYFVWAVLIENLAKIGYEQKNMHMAAYDWRLSFQNTEIRDQSLSRLKSKIELMYVTNGYKKVVVVPHSMGVIYFLHFLKWVEAPPPVGGGGGSGWCAKHIKAIMNIGPAFLGVPKAVANILSAEGKDVAFIRAMAPGLLDSETFGFQTLQHVMRVSRTWDSVVSLVPRGGETIWGDLNWSPEVENICHKSKARYLQSSSKENNGNDTDVRRSFQEKELPKYGRIVSFGKEALELPSSQLSIIDSKEFVCKSTSRNSNTSCGEVLTEYDEMSRKSIKKVAENQAYTATTLLDLLRFVAPKMMKRAEAHLSHGIAEDLDDPKYNHHKYWSNPLETKLPDAPDMEIYCSYGVGIPTERSYVYKLSSSDKCKSIPLQIDSSADDSDNGCLKGGVHFVDGDESVPVVSAGFMCAKGWRDNTRFNPSGISTYVREYQHKAPASLLEGRGTESGAHVDIMGNVALIEDVLRVAAGATGAELGGDRIYSEIMKMSERINIRL from the exons ATGGCTTCAATTTTGAGGTTTCGTAAGTTGTGTTTTGTTGAGCCAGTGAAGTGTTCTTCTGTAAGTTttgaaaaacccaaaaatgatgataaaAAATCAATTCTTGAACCACCCCCAAAAAAAGAAAATCTTGTTTCTGCTATTGAGAAAGTTTTAGAGAAAccaaaatccaagaaaataaaaaAGCAGCCTAAAGAATGGAAGTGTATAGATAGCTGCTGTTGGTTAATTGGTTACTTATGTACAACTTGGTGGCTGCTTTTGTTTTTGTGCAATTTTTTGCCAGCAAATTTACCTGGACTTAAAGTTCCTGAAGCTCCTGGGGTTAGACTTAAACGTGAAGGATTAATTGCACTTCATCCTGTTGTTTTAGTACCTGGCATTGTAACTGGTGGACTTGAGCTTTGGGAAGGTAGGCCTTGTTCTGAAGGCTTATTTAGAAAGAGGCTTTGGGGTGGTAGTTTTACTGAAATATTCAAAAG GCCATTATGTTGGTTGGAGCACCTGTCGTTGGATAATGAAACGGGGCTTGATCCACCGGGGATTCGAGTTCGAGCAGTACCAGGACTTGTAGCAGCTGATTATTTTGCACCTGGTTACTTTGTTTGGGCTGTTCTTATTGAgaatttggcaaaaattggatATGAACAAAAGAATATGCATATGGCTGCTTATGACTGGAGGCTATCCTTCCAAAACACAGAG ATTAGAGATCAATCTTTGAGTAGGCTGAAGAGCAAAATCGAGCTAATGTATGTAACAAATGGATACAAGAAAGTGGTAGTAGTGCCACATTCAATGGGAGTTATCTATTTCCTCCACTTccttaaatgggttgaagcacctCCTCCAGTTGGAGGGGGTGGCGGGTCGGGTTGGTGTGCCAAACACATCAAAGCTATCATGAATATTGGTCCAGCATTTCTTGGCGTTCCTAAGGCTGTTGCTAATATATTGTCTGCTGAGGGAAAAGACGTTGCCTTTATCAG AGCCATGGCTCCTGGTTTGCTAGATTCGGAGACGTTTGGTTTCCAAACACTTCAACATGTTATGAGGGTTTCTCGAACATGGGACTCCGTTGTTTCTTTGGTGCCTAGAGGAGGAGAGACAATATGGGGCGACTTGAACTGGTCTCCAGAAGTAGAAAACATATGTCATAAATCAAAGGCGCGATACCTGCAATCTTCTTCAAAGGAAAACAATGGCAATGACACTGATGTCAGGAGGAGTTTCCAGGAGAAGGAGCTGCCAAAATATGGACGAATAGTTTCATTTGGCAAGGAAGCATTAGAATTACCTTCTTCACAGCTCTCAATTATTGATTCAAAG GAATTTGTGTGTAAGAGTACATCCAGAAATTCCAATACATCATGTGGAGAAGTATTGACAGAGTATGACGAGATGAGTCGCAAAAGCATCAAGAAAGTTGCTGAAAATCAAGCATATACTGCAACAACTTTGTTAGATCTTCTCCGATTTGTGGCACCAAAAATGATGAAGCGTGCCGAGGCACACTTATCTCATGGAATAGCAGAAGATCTTGATGATCCAAAGTATAATCATCACAAGTACTGGTCAAATCCACTTGAAACCAA GTTGCCTGATGCTCCAGATATGGAGATATACTGTTCATATGGAGTGGGAATTCCCACTGAGAGATCATATGTCTATAAGTTGTCATCTTCCGATAAATGCAAGAGCATTCCTCTTCAAATCGATAGCTCTGCAGACGATAGTGACAACGGCTGCTTGAAAGGCGGAGTACACTTTGTTGATGGGGACGAGAGTGTACCAGTCGTGAGCGCTGGCTTCATGTGCGCTAAAGGGTGGCGAGACAATACACGTTTCAATCCCTCGGGCATCTCAACATACGTAAGAGAATACCAGCACAAGGCACCAGCAAGTCTGCTAGAAGGGAGAGGCACAGAGAGTGGTGCTCACGTTGACATTATGGGAAATGTTGCCTTGATCGAGGATGTTCTACGAGTTGCTGCTGGTGCCACTGGTGCAGAGTTGGGTGGCGATAGAATCTATTCGGAGATCATGAAAATGTCAGAGAGGATAAATATTCGGCTTTAA